The following is a genomic window from Spirosoma foliorum.
TTTACGGCAATTGTTCTGCTGTACATAACGGCCTATGTTCGACTTAAAGAGCGGGAGATATAGCGATGGATTTTCGAGACAAACAAGCCATTTATCTGCAAATCGCTGAGTATGTAAGTGAGCAGATCCTGCTGGGTCGCTGGCCAGTGGGAGAGAAGATTCCGTCGGTGCGTGAATTGGCTGCCGAATTGGAAGTAAACCCGAATACCGTCATGCGAACGTATGAGTTTCTAAGTCAGCTAGAGGTTATAGCAAACAAACGCGGCATCGGCTACTTTTCTGCCGACGATGCGCTGGACAAGATTCGCTCATTTCGCCGGGAACAGTTTCTGCAAAATGATTTGCCTCAATTCTTTAAAAACCTGACCCTTTTGGGAATTAGCCTGCGCGAAATAGAAACACGCTACGATGAATACGTAAATGCAACCACTAACGCACAATGAAAACAAGTTATATTCTTTTGGCTGTTATTGCCCTCGTCACGTTAACCGGCATGATCGCTACGGATGTATTGCTCAAGCAGCAATTCGAGAAAATCGACTGGAAAAATCCGTATCAGGAATTTGTCGTACAGCCGCTGCCAACGGCTAAACACTGGGTTATTGAAGGGTCGCCAAATGATGAAATACTCGTTATAAAAACAACTGGGAAATCTCAGGCATTAATTGATCCTGACCAGGTTAAATTTTACCGGGCTGACCAAAAAGGCGATACTGTCTTTATAGCCTTCACTCCAGATTATAGCGGCTATCAAAACGAACCTCGCGACGATGCCAATCGTGAATTACGAGTGCAAGTGGTACTGCAAGTGCCTGTGGTCCAGTTGCTACAAGTTAAAAACAGCCGTTTGACGTTACAGGACTGGTCAACGGATAAGCTGGTGGTATCGCTGCAAAAAAGCCGCTTACGAACGGTAAATCTGTCGGTTTTAGATTCACTTACGTTAGTAGCCAATCAAAATAGTTTCGCTGCCCTGGGAAATGATCAAGTTAAATCGTTACGAGCGATTGTGGCGGATTCGAGTGGTATTGGTCTGAAAAACACGCAGATAAACGCGTTCAAGATGCAGGCTTCGCCAAAGGCTCAACTAGATTTGCAAGGACAGGCGTTGAAATGGCTGAAGTAATTAGAATTATTAGTGCTTTTTCAAAATAGATGCTATGCGATTCTTTCGATTCTATTGGTTATCAGAAAAAAGAATCAAAAGGATCAATAAAATCTGGTTTGGACGAGTACTAGCTAGTTGCCTCCGATTGAGCGTGTTCGTCGGCAGAATAAGTGGCTTCCGGGAGCTTGGCTGAGCGATAGGGGATGGGTAGTGTTATCCAGAATTTAGTGCCTTTGCCAACAACCGACTCAACTTTGATAACCCCTCGATGGAGTTCGATGATTCGTTTAGTGAGGGCCAGACCAATACCGTGGCCTTTGATGGTCATGGTTGATTCGGAGCGGTAGAAAGGCTCAAAAATGTGGGGTAAATCGGATTCTGGAATGCCATAACCCTGATCGGTAAACGTGAGTTGTACGAACCCTCGTTCAAACGAAATTCTGACCGACACACTCTCATTGGGCGAATACTTGCAGCCATTTTCCATCAGGTTCTGGAAAGCCGTCTGGAGGAGCGATTCTTCACCGTTGATGACGAGTTCTTCTTCCTGATTTGGCAAATTGTCGAAGTCAATGTCAATCTGGTAATCGGGCTTTGTATGGATCACATGGCTCTGAGCTTGCCATAATAGTTCGTCAATACGCAACGGTTGATGATTTAACATGACTGCGTCTGAGCTGGCACGCGCCAGTTCAAGCAAACCGTTTACGAGTCGAATCATACTTTTAACCTCATCGAGCAAAGCGTCCAGAGAAGACTCATATTCATCCGTCGAGCGCGCCATAAGTCGGGTTACCTCAACCTGTCCCATCATGACGGTTAAGGGCGTTCGTAACTCGTGAGATGCATGCGAAACGAAACTCTTTTGCAGGACGAAGGCTTCTTCGAGTCGGCTGAGTAAGTCATTGAATGTATTCGCCAGATCCGCTAACTCATCGCGTTGTCGTCCTACGCGTAATCGCTCGTGGATGTTGGTTGCCGAAATTGCGTTTACCTGGCCAATCAGTTCGGCAACGGGACGGAGTGCGTCAGTAGCAAATAAATACCCGGCGATTCCAACGATCACCAGGCTCAATAACCAGCCTGAAAACAGAATTTCACGGAGTCGATCGAGTTTCGTCAGGCCATAGCGATCGTTACCCGATGCCACGATCAGCAGAACCTGTCCCTTTGAGTTCAGGTGCCGAACACCAACGGCTTCCAGATCGCCAATGCGGCTATACTGCGGATGTTTAAGCGTGATTTTGCTAAGAAAACTCGGCGTTACCGGGTAGTGAGGACGTTGATTTCCCTGGTTGTACAGGACTACACCTTTGGAGTTATATACCGTTACCTGTTCGTTGACCATAACAGGTAAATCGGCCTGAGGCACTTCGCCTACATCTTCGCGAAGCCGTACTGTAGTAAATGCCTTTTCGGAGAGTCGTTGCTCAAATTCCTGTTGTCTGAACTGATCGTACAGATAGTAAACAGAAACCGTAAAAAGCAGCATGATCGAAGCGACCAGCAGAACAAAAAGCAGCGTTAGGCGAGTGCGGATGTTCATAGAAAAGGAGGAAAGGGAGGAGGGGAGAAAGGAGGAAAGGGAAAAGAGAAGTTACTGATACAATCCCTTTTCCTTTTTCCCTTTGGTCCTTTCTCCCTTTACTCCTCTTTTAACATATACCCCATTCCAATTACGGTATGAATGAGTTTTTTCGGAAAATCTTTGTCAATTTTTTTGCGAAGGAAGTTCACGTATACGTCAATGACATTGGTGCCTGTATCGAAATGAATATCCCAAACTTTCTCGGCAATATCGACACGGGAAACAACGCGACCGCGGTTACGCATCAGGTATTCGAGCAGGCCAAACTCTTTGGCCGTTAATTCGATTCGTTTATCGCTCCGACGGGCTATTTTTTCATTCAGGTCCAACTCTAGGTCGGCCACTTTCAGAACATTGGCCTGCATGCCTGCTTCACTGCTTCGCTTGGTGAGCGCACGTAGCCGCGCCATCAGTTCCCGAAACTCAAAGGGCTTAACCAAATAATCATCGGCACCGGCTTCAAAACCGGTCAGTTTATCATCAACGGAGCCCATCGCCGTTAGCATGAGCACAGGCGTACGATTCTTTTCCTGACGAATGGCCTGAACCACATCGAAACCGTTCATTTTAGGCAAATTGATGTCCATAATAATCACATCATAGGGATTATTAAGGGCCATTGTTCGCCCAACCTGACCATCGAAAGCCACGTCAACTTCGCAGGATTGTTCTTCCAGACCTTTCCTAACAAACGAGGCTAATTTGGGCTCGTCTTCTACCACCAGAATTTTCATATCGGCAACATACATAGCTATTGTCTGATTTAAAAACGACAGAATAAATTATTAGTTTACACTAGTAGCTATGCGTTCCGGCAAAAGTAATTTAAGGTGCATCCCTACTTCATTGCTCAAGGTCGCCTAGGTGAATTAAAAGGACTTGAAAACAGCATTAAAAGTAGGTTAAACCAAGTTGAAGGCTGTCCGTTAGAAAACAAAAAAGCCGCTCCGAAAATCGGGGCGGCTTTCCGCTTCTATCCACACCATTTCAAGATCGACGACCGGGCGGCCGCCTGATCTTGATGTTCAACCTTCCCTTTGTAAAGGATTGTTATGCGAAACTACGCAATTTCTTTTATACAGCACAAAAAAGCTTTGTATTTGGGCCATATTACACCACAAATCTTATAAAATATTTCAATTTATAACGCGCTACGATAGCTAAAATTACCTAACGCATATAAAATTCACCGAATCTTAATGGTCTACAGATTTCGCTCGATAGAACGCATAGAAGATCAGAGGAAAAATAAACAGGGTCAATAAAGTCGCTGTGATCAATCCGCCAATGACAACTATGGCCAGAGGTTTAGCCGTTTCGGAGCCTATACCATGAGAAACTGCCGCTGGAATTAAACCGATGCCTGCCATCATTGCCGTCATAACAACGGGCCTGATTCGAGAAACAACGCCTTCCCGAATTGCTTCGTTTAATGGCAAACTATTCCGAAGATTCTTCTTAAAGACCGAAATCAAAATTACACCATTCTGAATACAAATACCAAACAAAGCAATGAAACCAATACCGGCCGAAATGCTAAAGTTAACATGCGTAATCAGCAAAGCTGCAATGCCACCAATGATAGCAAACGGCACATTAAACAGCACTAAACCAGCATCTTTAACATTGCCAAATAAGACAAACAGGATAAAGAAGATGGCCAGCAAGCTGATCGGTACTACCTGCGCCAGACGAGCTGTTGCGCGCTGTTGGTTCTCAAAATCTCCTGCCCATTTTACTGTGTAGCCAGATGGTAATTTAACGTTGGCCAGGACTTTTTGTTGTGCTTCGGCAACGGCACTACCCATATCTCGTCCGCGTACCGAGAATTTCACCGCTCCGTAGCGTTGACTGGCTTCCCGGAAAATCAATACTGGGCCCATTTGAGTGTATACCTTTGCAATTTCCTTAACAGGAATCATGCTACCCGTTTCGGTGGGTACCATTAACTGGCTGATCTGTTGCTCATTCGAACGGAATGGGCGGTCGTACCGAATCCGTAAGTCGAACTTTCGCTCTCCTTCATAAATTTGTGTGGCCGCTTTACCGCCAATAGCCATTTCAATTACAGCTTCGGCATCCGCTTTATTGACACCATATAAGGCCAGCTTTCGTTCGTCTAATTCGACCCGCATTTCGGGTTGACCCGTCGTACGAATAACGCCTAAATCCTCAATGCCATGTACAGTTGCCAGTTGCTTCTGGATTTCGATCGCTTTGGTTTCCAGAATAGTTTGATCTGGACCGTAAATTTTAACGGCGATAGAGCCTTTTACACCCGAAACTGCTTCCTCAACATTGTCCATAATGGGTTGAGAAAAGTTGAAGTTTACGCCCGGAAATACAGCCAGCTTCTCCTGCATTTTATCGACCAGTTCTTCTTTCGTTAGCTTGCTCTTCCAGTCATCCTGCGGGTAAATGTCGACCAGGAATTCAATGTTATAAAAGCCAGTTGGATCGGTACCATCGTTGGGGCGCCCTGTTTGTGAAATGACACCTTTTACTTCGGGAAACTGCTCGAAAATATGACGCATCTGGACCGTTTGCTTCACCGACTCCGGCAGCGAAATACTCATCGGCATCGTGGCCCGTACATAAATAGAACCTTCGTTCAATTCAGGCAAAAACTCGGTTCCCAGCAAACTAAAACCCGATAAGCCAATGGCTACAATAATCGTTGTTACGAGCAAGCTCATTTTTTTGTGAGCAAACGTAAATCCAAATGCTTTCGTCGAATATTTCGTCACGACGTTGACAAAAGGGTTATGTTTTTCCCGAACGTTTTTCTTGAGCAGAATACTGGCTAATACAGGTACCAGAGTTAAGGTGAAAATCAGCGCGCCGAGCAGCGCAAATCCGAGCGTCCAGGCTAATGGAGAAAACATCTTGCCTTCCACTTTTTGGAACGAGAAGATAGGCACCAGACAGGTAATAATGATCAACTTGGAGAAGAAAATCGCCTTGCCCATTTCGGTACCTGTTCTCCGAAGAACGCCTAATTTGGCTAGCTTGTTGAACTTCGCCATGCCTTCTTTGTGAGCCAACTCGTCAAGCGTAACAAATATACCTTCGACCATTACCACGGCTCCATCAACAATGATCCCAAAGTCGATAGCGCCCATCGACAGCAGGTTTGCCGACATACCTTTAAGTCGCAGACAGATGAAGGCAAACAAGAGCGCTAGCGGAATAACAATCGATACCGTGACGGTGGTGCGCCAGTCGGCCATGAAAATAAATACGATGACCGTTACAAAGATGATTCCTTCAATAAGGTTGTGGGTAACCGTATGTGTTGCGAAATTGATCAGCGTTTCGCGGTTGTAGAAGGTGTTAATCTGCACATCGGAGGGCAAAATCCGGGTATTCAGATCGTTGATTTTATCCTTTACACGGGCAATAACTTCACTGGGATTTTCACCCTTCCGCATAACGATGATACACTCAACAACGTCATCTTGCTTATCACGACCCGCCTGACCAAGCCGCGGTAAGGCAGACTCCGATACCTGGGCCACATTGCGTACCATGATCGGCGTTCCCTTGATGTTCCTAACCGTGATATTCTGGATATCCTGCTGGTTTCGCAACAACCCAATACCACGTACTACGTAAGCCTCTGAGTTTTTCTCAATAACATCGCCCCCAACGTTCACATTGGAATTGGCAACTGCCTGATACACTTGAAGCGGAGTGATATTATAATCCATCAATCGGCGCGGATCGACTGAAATCTCATAGGTTTTCACCTCGCCACCGAAGCTTACTACATCGGCTACACCCGGTACGCTTTTCAACTGGCGATCAATGACCCAGTCCTGAATGGTTTTTAATTCGCGGGCGGTGCGGGTCGGCGATTGGAGCGTGTACCGAAAAATCTCACCCGTTGGGCCATACGGAGGTTGTACATCGGGACGAATACCTTCTGGTAGCTCAACACCACTCAACAGGTTATTGACTTGCTGCCGAGCGAATGTATCATCGACACCATCATCAAAAAGTACTTTAATAACGGACAAACCAAACAGGGAAGTCGAACGGATATCGGTACGTTTTTGAACCGAGTTTAGCCCAATTTCAATAGGGATCGTAACGAACTTTTCAACCTCCTCTGCCGACCGACCAGGCCATTGGGTGATCAGCGTAATTTGTGTATTGGTAACGTCAGGAAAGGCTTCAATGGGGGTATTCTGGTAACTGATAACGCCCGCTACTACGGACAACGCTGTTAGGAAAAATATAAAAAATTTGTTCTTAAGCGAGAAGGACAAAATACTCTTAATGAACTTATTCATGCCGGTGGTGTACAGCGCAGATATTGGTACAGTTACAAAAGTCCACTTTCAGACTTAAATCCAGCTTAATCTATTGTTAAAAAAAGGTTAAAACATAAACGTATGAATTGGACTAATTTTATGAGAACTGTCCACAATTCTGTAAGCATTCTGGCAGGCCTTGGGGTGATATTTGTCGAATAAACTTTGTTAGCCATTAAACGAAGAATCATAAAACTATGGAATCCCTAAAATTCAAAACCAATATTAAATGTGGCGGCTGTATAGCTGCTGTTACTCCTTTTCTGAATGAAGCTGTAGGTGAAGGTCATTGGCAGGTTGATGTTCAGACGCCCGATAAAGTACTGACCGCTGAGGCTAGTAATACATCAATAGTCAAACAGGCTATTGAGAAAGCTGGCTACAAGGCCGAACCGCTGAATTAATAGCTACGTCAATGACTACGATTGAGCGAAGTTCACTGCCCAAAGAGGCGAAGGCCACTGGCATTCGGAAAACTTTTCCGGTGCTTGAGATGAGCTGCGCGGCCTGTGCTGTCAGTGTAGAATCTATACTGAAAAGTACTCCAGGAGTGAGTGATGCGGGGGTAAACTACGCCAATCAATCTGCCTGGGTGCGGTTTGACCCCAAAGTCGTAACTGTAGAGGAGTTGCAAAAGGCCGTTCGCTCTATGGGGTACGATATTGTTATCGAATCTGAAGACCCGAGCCAAGCCGACCCGCAACAAATACAGGCCGAAGCGCAAAAGCAGCACTATCATCAGCTAAAACAACGCACTAGCTGGGCGTTGATTCTATCATTACCGATTGTTGTTCTGGGCATGTTTTTCATGGACCAGCTTGAAGCCAACGTCTGGTCTACCTATGCCAATTACTTCATGATGGTGTTATCGGCAACGGTTGTTTTTGGGTTGGGCCGTTCATTCTTTACGAATGCGTGGAAACAGGCTCGCCATGCCAGAGCGAACATGGACACATTGGTGGCGCTCAGTACAGGCATTGCTTTTTTGTTTAGCGCGTTCAATACGCTTTATCCTGAATTTTGGCATCAACGGGGGCAACATCCGCATGTTTATTTTGAAGCCGCATCGGTGGTTGTCGCGTTTATTTTGTTGGGCAAAGTGCTCGAAGAACGTGCCAAGTCAACTACCTCATCGGCTATTAAAAAGCTAATGGGTTTGCAACCTAAAACGGTTCGTCTGGTCGAAGGAACTACCGAGCGCGAGATTCCCATTTCATCCGTAGAGGTTGGGCAACTGCTGCTCGTTCGCCCTGGGGAGAAAATTCCAGTAGACGGACAAGTCGAATCGGGACAGTCGTATGTCGACGAGAGCATGATCAGTGGCGAGTCAATACCTGTTGAGAAGCAGAGCGGTACCGCCGTTTTTGCCGGAACGATCAATCAAAAGGGTAGTTTCCGATTTCGAGCTGAAAAGGTAGGGGCTGATACATTGTTAGCGCAAATCATTCGTATGGTGCAGGATGCCCAGGGGAGTAAAGCGCCTGTACAACAGCTGGTTGATCGGATTGCCGGTATTTTTGTGCCTATCGTTCTGGGTATTGCCCTGCTGACGTTCGTGATCTGGTTGGCATTCGGGCACTATCTGGCTCCTCATGCCGATCCCTTTACAACGGCGTTGCTGACCTCTGTAACGGTGCTGGTTATTGCTTGCCCCTGTGCGTTAGGACTGGCTACGCCAACCGCCATTATGGTGGGTATTGGCAAGGGGGCCGAAAATAACATACTTATAAAAGATGCCGAAAGTCTTGAAGTCGCCCATCGAGTTAATGCTATTGTTTTAGATAAGACTGGTACTATTACCCAAGGAAAACCAGTTGTAACCGATTTGCAGTGGGTTATTTCTGGAAATGAGCTGATTCAGGCCCAACGTATAGTATATACGATAGAGTCTCAGTCCGAACATCCGCTAGCAGAGGCCGTGACAACGAAACTAGCCAATACGGAATCAATCGCATTGGATTCTTTTGACAGTATAACGGGACGCGGAGTAAAAGCCTATTACCAGAATGAAATCTATTTGGTGGGCAATCATAGCCTGTTGACTGATCATCAGATCGAACTGCCCGAAGCATTGGCAAAACAGGCGACAGACTGGCAAAGTCTGGCTAAAACGGTTGTGTTCTTTGCCCGACGTAGTGCTGACGGAACGAAAAATGAACTATTAGCGATCATCGCTATTGCTGATCCCATTAAGGCAAGCTCGAAACAGGCTATTGACCTGTTGCAAAACCGGGGCATTGCGGTCTATATGCTAACCGGCGATAATGCCCAGACAGCTGCTGCTGTGGCAAAGCAAGTAGGAGTAGAGCACTTTAAAGCGAATACAATGCCTACCGATAAAGCCAATTTTGTCAAAGAATTACAGGCTGAGGGGAAAATAGTAGCGATGGTGGGCGATGGGATTAACGACTCACAGGCAATGGCCCAGGCCGATGTGAGTATTGCCATGGGCAAAGGGTCTGATATTGCAATGGACGTAGCCCGAATGACGCTAATCACATCCGACCTTACCAGTATACCTAAAGCTCTACAGCTTTCGAAACAAACGGTTCAGGTTATTCGCCAGAATCTGTTTTGGGCATTTATTTATAACCTGATCGGTATTCCTGTAGCGGCTGGCTTGCTTTATCCTTCGTTTGGCTTTTTGCTAAATCCAATGGTGGCTGGAGCAGCAATGGCGTTAAGTTCAGTTTCCGTCGTAAGTAATAGCTTACGCCTGCGGGGCATGAAACTGTAATCTACCCGTGGTGTCGGGTTCTCAAACCCGACGTACTACGTCACATTTATACAAAAAATCCCCACCAGTTTTCTAGTGGGGATTTTCGTAAATCTATTAGTATAAAAAGTTGGCAATATGCCGAATTTATTTGGCCGAAACCGAGCCACGCAGTGCACGTGGAATTTCGATGCTAGCCACTGGGTTTGATGCCTGTTCGAGCATCTCGATGTTGTTAACAGAAATCTGACCAACACGAACAGATTTGCCCAGATCAAGACCCGATACATCGACATCGATGAAATCAGGGATGTTTTCAACAGTACCTTTCACGCGTAATTTCCGAACCCGCGTAACAAGTTTACCACCTTTTTGTACACCTGGAGCTGAACCCACCAAACGAACGGGAACGGCAATTTTAATAGGCTTACTATCGGTTACCAACAGGAAGTCGGCATGCAGAAGCACGTCACTTACTGGGTGGAATTGAGTTTCCTGAAGAATAGCCCGGTATTCAGCGCCTTCAATGTTGAGGGCTACTTCAAAAATATTGGGCGTATAAACTAAGTCGCGGAACAGAATTGCGGGAGCATAAAAATGCACCTGCTCTTCGCCACCGTACAACACACACGGAACATTACCCTCGGCCCGAATCGCTTGTGATTCCGTGCGGCCGAGATTCGCTCGTTGATACCCTACAATCTCGATTTTTTTCATGACAAAAATTATTTAGTGAATGAATGATTGAGTGATTGAGTGATTGAATAGTCTTGCGTAAGCTATTCAATCACTCAATCACTCAATCACTCAATATTTTATAAACAATGAACTAATAGATTCGTGATCTCGAATACGGCCAATGGCTTTGGCAAATAACTCAGCCACCGATAGTACTCTAATTTTGTCGTTGGCCTGCTTGAGTGGTAGCGTGTCAGAAACGACCAACTCTTCCAACACCGAATTCGCAATGTTTTCGTGTGCTTTCCCTGACATAATCGGGTGTGTACAAACAGCGCGTACCGATTGAGCGCCCTTGTCCATGATAATCTGGGCCGCTTTCGCCATCGTGCCACCTGTGTCAATCAAATCGTCGACCAGCACCACGTTGGCACCTTCTACATCCCCAATGACTTGCATGGAGGCAATTTCGTTGGCCCGCTTGCGGTGTTTATCACACAGTACGATGTCGGCATTGAAATGCTTGGCAAACGTACGGGCGCGATTGGCACCACCTACGTCAGGCGAGGCTATGACCAGATTCTCTAAATTCAGGCTTTTAATGTAGGGTACAAACACGGATGTTCCCTCCAAATGGTCGACCGGAAAATCGAAGAAACCCTGAATTTGCCCTGCGTGAAGGTCGAGCGTCATCAACCGATCTGCTTTCGACGCGGCCAGCATATTTGCCACTAGTTTAGCGGCAATCGACACACGGGGTTTGTCTTTCCGATCCTGACGAGCATACCCAAAATAAGGAATGACAACTGTAACGTAGTGCGCTGAAGCCCGGCGAGCGGCATCGACCATGAGCAACAATTCGAGCAAGTTATCGGCGGGTGGGGGAGTTGACTGAATCAGAAATACATCGCAACCCCGAACCGATTCTTCAAAACTGGGTGACATCTCACCATCGCTAAACCGTCGGCAGGTATATCCGCCCAAGTCTTTGCCGTAATAATGGGCGATTTTTTCAGCCAGATAGGTAGACTGAGTTCCTGAAAAAATCTTAACCGGATTAAACGATGCCATGTGTGCCAGACAAATTTTCCGCAAAGGTACGGAAAAAACGGGCCGGTTCGTGCTGGAGTGTGAATTTTCTTTGTGGAAAGAGATTCTGATTGGATCAGTAAATGATGTTTTAGGGGTAGATGTAGGTTAAACAATATAGTTCTCGTAGTCAATTTCCTCTGGTCGAGCTACGGCTTGTGGCTTTACTCCTTTATAAATTGGATGATTATTGACATCATTACGTAAGGCAACATCAATAATAATAGCGATTTTACGATGTGAAAGTAATATTGTTTTTAAATGCCACCGATCTTCAGCATTGCAGGTCAGACGTTTTTCCGTAAGTTTTGTGAAGATTAATTTATTATGTGCTTCGTTATCAATGGTTTTTAACCGGCCCTGACGTTGAAGCAGATCTGTTAGAACCGCTATATTCTGATTACTACGCCCATATTCGACCAATAACTTTTTGGAAACAACCCAACATCCTTTTGTCCTAAGCCAAAGCAATAATTTTTTGTATTCAGGATCAAGTGGATTCTTGAAATTCTTGGCAATGTTAGTATCGACAAAAAGATCAGTTTTTAAAATATTTTCTAACTCTTCAGCAGTAGGATTTTCCATCAATGTGCATTCAAGGCAATATCCATAACATCAATTCCATACGTATCAAAGAAGCCTTGGGGTGCTCCTTTAATTTGGCCATCGATTGCAAACTCTATGTTATATACTTTGCTTTTTGTGCCATCATTTTCAAAATAAAGTACTCTAACTTGGGTGGGGTGTAATTCGCCATTAACTAACAACAGCCTAATTCGATTAAGTAGGTACTCGCTATGTGTTTCAATAATGTATTGCTTTTGAGTGCTATTGATTTGGTTCGATAGATAATTGCCAAATTGAGCTTGAATCTTAGGATGTAAATGAATTTCGGGCTGAGAAACGGCAAGGCAGGATTGATCTTGTAGTTGGAGGTCTGCTACTATAATTGGTAAAAATTGACTGATTCCGAAGCCAACATCTGTCAATGCCGTGAAGTTAGCTTTGGGCTGGGTTTTAATATTTAGCTCAAATCTACCCCCTTTTAACATAGTCGATTGAACCTCCGAAAAGAGTTCTAATTGACGCATCACTTCGTTCAGTTTGGCTAATTTCTCTGGATTTGTTTGTTCCCATTCAATAATCTGGTCAATATAGCCAGATCCATCAGAATCTATTTTAGACTGAGCTTTAGATTTTTGATAATATGTTCGTTCTGGAGGATGACGGAAAGAGCCAACATAATTAAAATTTCTATCTGGGAAGACATTACGAAGTGCATCACGAAAGTAAAAATTAGGATTATTGTATAATTCGGCAATTTCTTTGAGATGATGATAGTATCTATTTACTTTTAGGTGTATATCTGGGCCTTTTTTTTGTGAAGCAGGTTGAATATGATTTTTTAAACTATCGACTTTTTCTAAAGCCTCTCGAACTTGAGGGAATCTAATGTCTGGTGCATAAGCATCCAAGCTGAATTTATAATTATTATATTCTCTACGCACGTCCATACTCCACTCCTCTTGGACATAGGCATTTGCTTCAAATTTAGCGGAAAGCTCTTTTAATCTAGGAAGATCATTTGACTCATCATACTCCCAAATCCATTCAAAAATAGGTTTGAAATTTCTCCATATGAAGGAATATGGTTGAAGTTTTATTCCTACATTTTTCGTAAGATTTTTGCCAAATACAATTTCTTCATAACTACCCATATTCAAATATTTACCATTTGGCGAAAGGTATAATGGGAATTCCTCAGTCTGCAACACCGCCAAAATTGCATTGATCAATGAACTCTTGCCGCTACTGTTTGCACCTGTTAGTAAAGTAATTG
Proteins encoded in this region:
- a CDS encoding heavy metal translocating P-type ATPase; translation: MTTIERSSLPKEAKATGIRKTFPVLEMSCAACAVSVESILKSTPGVSDAGVNYANQSAWVRFDPKVVTVEELQKAVRSMGYDIVIESEDPSQADPQQIQAEAQKQHYHQLKQRTSWALILSLPIVVLGMFFMDQLEANVWSTYANYFMMVLSATVVFGLGRSFFTNAWKQARHARANMDTLVALSTGIAFLFSAFNTLYPEFWHQRGQHPHVYFEAASVVVAFILLGKVLEERAKSTTSSAIKKLMGLQPKTVRLVEGTTEREIPISSVEVGQLLLVRPGEKIPVDGQVESGQSYVDESMISGESIPVEKQSGTAVFAGTINQKGSFRFRAEKVGADTLLAQIIRMVQDAQGSKAPVQQLVDRIAGIFVPIVLGIALLTFVIWLAFGHYLAPHADPFTTALLTSVTVLVIACPCALGLATPTAIMVGIGKGAENNILIKDAESLEVAHRVNAIVLDKTGTITQGKPVVTDLQWVISGNELIQAQRIVYTIESQSEHPLAEAVTTKLANTESIALDSFDSITGRGVKAYYQNEIYLVGNHSLLTDHQIELPEALAKQATDWQSLAKTVVFFARRSADGTKNELLAIIAIADPIKASSKQAIDLLQNRGIAVYMLTGDNAQTAAAVAKQVGVEHFKANTMPTDKANFVKELQAEGKIVAMVGDGINDSQAMAQADVSIAMGKGSDIAMDVARMTLITSDLTSIPKALQLSKQTVQVIRQNLFWAFIYNLIGIPVAAGLLYPSFGFLLNPMVAGAAMALSSVSVVSNSLRLRGMKL
- a CDS encoding ribose-phosphate pyrophosphokinase gives rise to the protein MASFNPVKIFSGTQSTYLAEKIAHYYGKDLGGYTCRRFSDGEMSPSFEESVRGCDVFLIQSTPPPADNLLELLLMVDAARRASAHYVTVVIPYFGYARQDRKDKPRVSIAAKLVANMLAASKADRLMTLDLHAGQIQGFFDFPVDHLEGTSVFVPYIKSLNLENLVIASPDVGGANRARTFAKHFNADIVLCDKHRKRANEIASMQVIGDVEGANVVLVDDLIDTGGTMAKAAQIIMDKGAQSVRAVCTHPIMSGKAHENIANSVLEELVVSDTLPLKQANDKIRVLSVAELFAKAIGRIRDHESISSLFIKY
- a CDS encoding AAA family ATPase translates to MLINSLSLKNFKCFEELDVKFAPITLLTGANSSGKSSLINAILAVLQTEEFPLYLSPNGKYLNMGSYEEIVFGKNLTKNVGIKLQPYSFIWRNFKPIFEWIWEYDESNDLPRLKELSAKFEANAYVQEEWSMDVRREYNNYKFSLDAYAPDIRFPQVREALEKVDSLKNHIQPASQKKGPDIHLKVNRYYHHLKEIAELYNNPNFYFRDALRNVFPDRNFNYVGSFRHPPERTYYQKSKAQSKIDSDGSGYIDQIIEWEQTNPEKLAKLNEVMRQLELFSEVQSTMLKGGRFELNIKTQPKANFTALTDVGFGISQFLPIIVADLQLQDQSCLAVSQPEIHLHPKIQAQFGNYLSNQINSTQKQYIIETHSEYLLNRIRLLLVNGELHPTQVRVLYFENDGTKSKVYNIEFAIDGQIKGAPQGFFDTYGIDVMDIALNAH
- a CDS encoding 50S ribosomal protein L25/general stress protein Ctc, whose product is MKKIEIVGYQRANLGRTESQAIRAEGNVPCVLYGGEEQVHFYAPAILFRDLVYTPNIFEVALNIEGAEYRAILQETQFHPVSDVLLHADFLLVTDSKPIKIAVPVRLVGSAPGVQKGGKLVTRVRKLRVKGTVENIPDFIDVDVSGLDLGKSVRVGQISVNNIEMLEQASNPVASIEIPRALRGSVSAK